The Cricetulus griseus strain 17A/GY chromosome 9, alternate assembly CriGri-PICRH-1.0, whole genome shotgun sequence genome has a segment encoding these proteins:
- the LOC100766728 gene encoding vomeronasal type-1 receptor 4-like, with protein MLPSNTVLMGFLISQLCLGVIGNSLLFVLYVYSFLVKARSSRPIDPIFMHLMTVNILTILFAMISYIVSSFGVRHFLDDAGCKAVLYVFRVTRGLSISTTSILSTFQAITITPSYSKWAWLKPKLPLWMFISFLVSWFINTLIYVYIIETVIAKINDTDIDYGYSHAYCKRLPNTRHQGLFLSVITVGDIFFMTIMIWTSLYMVTLLHRHRRITQNLHGPSLSSQPSPERRATHSILWLVSCFVLFYLLNNFITLSGFYAREKRPALGAIVVIVSSVYPTLCPFLLMSNNRIISPFISSLSTLRITCFQRTFGD; from the coding sequence ATGCTTCCAAGCAACACTGTCTTGATGGGTTTCTTGATATCCCAACTCTGCCTGGGTGTCATAGGGAACTCGTTGCTCTTCGTGCTGTATGTGTACAGCTTCTTAGTCAAAGCTCGCTCTAGCAGACCTATTGATCCCATTTTCATGCACCTGATGACAGTCAATATATTGACGATCCTATTTGCTATGATATCATACATCGTGTCATCCTTTGGAGTCAGACATTTTCTGGATGATGCTGGCTGTAAGGCAGTTTTATATGTGTTCAGAGTCACCCGGGGTCTGTCCATCAGCACCACCTCTATTCTGAGCACATTCCAAGCCATTACCATCACTCCCAGTTATTCCAAGTGGGCGTGGCTTAAGCCCAAACTGCCATTGTGGATGTTTATCTCCTTCCTGGTTTCCTGGTTCATCAACACACTCATATATGTGTACATCATTGAGACTGTGATAGCAAAAATCAACGACACTGACATTGATTACGGATATTCTCATGCTTACTGTAAAAGACTACCTAATACCCGCCATCAAGGATTATTCCTGAGTGTTATCACAGTAGGAGACATCTTCTTTATGACCATCATGATATGGACCAGCCTGTACATGGTGACTCTCCTTCACAGACACCGCAGGATAACCCAGAATCTCCACGGCCCAAGCCTCTCCAGTCAGCCGTCTCCTGAACGCAGAGCCACTCACAGCATCTTATGGCTGGTGAGCTGCTTTGTgctcttttacctgctgaacaATTTCATCACCCTTAGTGGGTTTTATGCTCGTGAAAAAAGGCCAGCATTGGGGGCCATCGTTGTAATTGTGTCGTCCGTCTACCCCACTCTCTGCCCATTTTTACTAATGAGCAATAATAGAATAATTTCAccgtttatttcttctttatcaaCCCTGAGAATTACCTGTTTTCAAAGAACATTTGGTGACTGA